From the genome of Brassica oleracea var. oleracea cultivar TO1000 chromosome C4, BOL, whole genome shotgun sequence:
CCTCGGTGTTTCTCTGTTTATAAAAAAAACGGAGACTCTGTCGCCTTCCTTATTTTTGGAGCCGGTTCAATTAGATAACCAGTTTCAGGTTTTGGGATACAAACCGACCAGTTTTGATTTTAAAGGCGCTTACAATTTTAAAACCAGAACGTTAGTTATATTTTAATTAGAACAAGTACACGATAAACATAAATATTTTAGATTTTATATATATATATATATATATATATATATATATATATNNNNNNNNNNNNNNNNNNNNNNNNNNNNNNNNNNNNNNNNNNNNNNNNNNNNNNNNNNNNNNNNNNNNNNNNNNNNNNNNNNNNNNNNNNNNNNNNNNNNNNNNNNNNNNNNNNNNNNNNNNNNNNNNNNNNNNNNNNNNNNNNNNNNNNNNNNNNNNNNNNNNNNNNNNNNNNNNNNNNNNNNNNNNNNNNNNNNNNNNNNNNNNNNNNNNNNNNNNNNNNNNNNNNNNNNNNNNNNNNNNNNNNNNNNNNNNNNNNNNNNNNNNNNNNNNNNNNNNNNNNNNNNNNNNNNNNNNNNNNNNNNNNNNNNNNNNNNNNNNNNNNNNNNNNNNNNNNNNNNNNNNNNNNNNNNNNNNNNNNNNNNNNNNNNNNNNNNNNNNNNNNNNNNNNNNNNNNNNNNNNNNNNNNNNNNNNNNNNNNNNNNNNNNNNNNNNNNNNNNNNNNNNNNNNNNNNNNNNNNNNNNNNNNNNNNNNNNNNNNNNNNNNNNNNNNNNNNNNNNNNNNNNNNNNNNNNNNNNNNNNNNNNNNNNNNNNNNNNNNNNNNNNNNNNNNNNNNNNNNNNNNNNNNNNNNNNNNNNNNNNNNNNNNNNNNNNNNNNNNNNNNNNNNNNNNNNNNNNNNNNNNNNNNNNNNNNNNNNNNNNNNNNNNNNNNNNNNNNNNNNNNNNNNNNNNNNNNNNNNNNNNNNNNNNNNNNNNNNNNNNNNNNNNNNNNNNNNNNNNNNNNNNNNNNNNNNNNNNNNNNNNNNNNNNNNNNNNNNNNNNNNNNNNNNNNNNNNNNNNNNNNNNNNNNNNNNNNNNNNNNNNNNNNNNNNNNNNCAAAAGACATTCAGCTTATTTATATATTCTATGTAATAAACATAATCTCTAGAAAAATACAGAGCGAGGCTTGACATCACGTATGAATCTCTTAGCAACGGATCAACAACAAAAAGACATAAAAACGGAAACTTAATGGCTTCTAGATTCAACACTAATAAAGTCAATAGCCTAAACAGAACACAAACTTTCAATTAAAGGACGTTCCTTTCATGTCTTGGACTCTCAAAACGCTAATTAATAACTAGTCAAATGTGTTTGCGATTAGAATAACATCAAAGGAGAATCCAATCAGCCCCAATCAAGATACAGATCGAACGACTTGTTACGGATCTCTGTTTTAATTTAAAAAAAAAACGATGCAAACAAAGAGATGGAGATGGTGCACCGTTTATAAACTGTGAAAAGTGCTCCAAGATTCTGAAACTGCCAGACAAAACTACGAGAAGGCAACAGAATCTAGTTTGGTATTGCACTATTGCCTTGTTTACTCTCAGTCAATGAATAAGGCTAACCTAATCTAACCTCTGTCTCTTTTGCCTCTTCTTAGGTGTGCTTTTCTGAATGCGAACCAAGCTTGGAGCATAACTGATGATACGTGGCCAATCGAAAGTAGATATCTTAGCTTCATAAACTTGTTTCTCCATATACTCGTCAGAAACGTAGATTCTGGTCACAAATTTACGACGCAACTGTGCTGCACAAGTCAGTACCGCCACTTTATTCTCTTCGTCGAACAAGAAGCTTTCGAAATACATGTTATGTTCATTTAAATCGCTTCCCAGGACCGGGTCGCTCCTCCAGGACAGGTCTTTGGCTTCATCATCGTCGTCAATCTTATTGGTCACCAATATCCTCATCGACCTTTCCGTTTCAAGAACATGTAACAAGGCGATTTTTTCATCTCTAACAACCGAAAGAAACGCTTTATCCCAAGGATGAAGATTCTGAAACGGAAGAGGGAGACGCACGAGCGTCTCGGTAGTGAAATCGAACTTTGTGATCAAGAAAGCATCATTTACTTTATCTCGAGGAGCAACAAAGTAAGCGTCTCCTTTCAAACACACGCCGTTGCGATTCACGGAGTAGCCAAGAGGAGGAAAGGAATCATCAAGAACCCTCCAAGAATCAGAGCTAAGATCATAGATTTCACCCAACACTACTTTCTTGTCGTTTTGACTATAATAACGCCTCAAGATTTTGTAGCTACGATGACCACCACTAGAAGAAGTGGTGTATCCTAAAGCATATGCATCGTCATAACAGTAACAAGTCCTGGGTTCGATCTTCCTAGTTTGACCAGTACATGGGTTCCAAACCACAAGTTCACTCTTCATTGAGCATAACATTAACCCGTCGCACTGAAATATCTCAGAGATGTTCAAATCTTTTGAGCCCTTTAGGCTTGTGAGTTTACCTGTCAACTCGATAGATCCGTTGTTTTTTTGAAGGAGCAGATCTCCGCCGGCGACTGCGTAAACCTTAAGATCGCTCAGTAACATCGATTCTCTCACTGATTCACCTAACTTCTTCCTGTTCTTCTCCGCGAACTTTTGATCCTTGAACAAAGCGTACCATCGTTTGCAAGTGGTTTTGAGTTCCCATAGGGACTTTGCCGGAACCCTAGAAAGTATCTCCGATTCCAAATCGTTTGGGAGATCCGATATCGTTTTCATCTACGAGGAGGTTTCAGATCTCTCTCGCTAACGAAAGTTATTTTACCACTAGTTTTATTCGAAGGCCCATCATGTTATTATTATTATCAAAGCCCATTAACTTTATTATTATTATCAAAGCCCATTATTACCAAACCCTTACCGGCTCTGTGTGTAATTTTTGGTTGTTGAATTCAATATGAATCTACCGACAAAAAAAAAAAAAACGAGGGGTGTGAGGATTCTGGTTAGATACAGAGCATATGCATTGGGGTACTTGTATTAGGAGTCCTTAGGAGTTAAAAAGTATTATTTTTTAACTTTTGAATAGTTAAGGATTATTTTCTTAATCTTACGTCCAATAGTGTTATCCAATCAGAAGTCCTTAGGAATAAAATAATAATATATTTTTTTAAAAATTGAAAAAAAAATAAAAATTTATTGCATAAAAAAATATAAAAATACAATAATTATTGATTTCATGATTAAAAGAAACATACAACAATTATTAATTTTGATCACCAAATTTGTTCCAAACATTTTCGATTAAATCGTTTTTTAGTTGTTCATGTATACGCCTATCGCGAACATGAGTCCGAATGCCAACCATATTATCGAGATTTGTAGGCGTCTCGGTACTGTAGGACATATCTACCTGAGAACTTCTGCTTCCATCTCCTTCTTCAAACTCAGATATATTGTACTGAGTGTATCCGTCTCGTTCATATTCGACTATCATATTGTGTAGTATGATACATGCTCTCATAATCTTCCCAGCGAATCCCAGAACGATCGGCATAGAATGCATCTGGTGTATCATAATGTGCAAGCGTCATCCTAGGCATGCCATAGTCTCCAGCCTGTTGTCTTGCAGCTACACCAGCCTGCTGATTATCACCAGCATTGTTGCCTTCTCGTTCATCTACAGGAATTGGATTTTGCGGGTTGTCCTGAAATTGGTCTTCTTGGTGTTCAGCCATTTCAACCTCTTCAGCTGACTCAAGTCTTTTCTTTTTCACTTGTCTCTCTAGGCGGCCGAGCTCTAACTCCAAAGGTATTAAATTCGATGGTCCTTTGCTTCTAGTATGAAATCCGCTCATTCACCTGAAAACACAAACATAAAGAGAAAGACAGAAACATTAGACAAAATAAAGAAAATGCTATAGTCTTAAACTGATCATTAACTCTAGGGTGACCAAATGGTCCCCGGCAACGGCGCCAAAAACTTGATGTGTCGAGTTTTAACCCGATTATCTAACTGCAAGTGCACAGTAAAGTACGCAGTAGTAATGCGGGATCGAATCCACAGGGACCGATGATCACACGTAGAGTTGCAGACAAGTTAATAGCTACAGCGAATCAAGATATATTTTTGATGGTTTTTGTTTAATTTTCTCTAGTGTCACAAAGCATAAACAAGCTGTAAAAAGATGATTTAAACGATTTGAAAACTATTTTAAAACAAACGTTGGGCATTGGGAATTCTCAGGGATTTCTTTTTAATCAAGATACAATTAATGGAAGACA
Proteins encoded in this window:
- the LOC106336775 gene encoding putative F-box/kelch-repeat protein At3g17540 encodes the protein MKTISDLPNDLESEILSRVPAKSLWELKTTCKRWYALFKDQKFAEKNRKKLGESVRESMLLSDLKVYAVAGGDLLLQKNNGSIELTGKLTSLKGSKDLNISEIFQCDGLMLCSMKSELVVWNPCTGQTRKIEPRTCYCYDDAYALGYTTSSSGGHRSYKILRRYYSQNDKKVVLGEIYDLSSDSWRVLDDSFPPLGYSVNRNGVCLKGDAYFVAPRDKVNDAFLITKFDFTTETLVRLPLPFQNLHPWDKAFLSVVRDEKIALLHVLETERSMRILVTNKIDDDDEAKDLSWRSDPVLGSDLNEHNMYFESFLFDEENKVAVLTCAAQLRRKFVTRIYVSDEYMEKQVYEAKISTFDWPRIISYAPSLVRIQKSTPKKRQKRQRLD